A portion of the Plasmodium relictum strain SGS1 genome assembly, chromosome: 11 genome contains these proteins:
- a CDS encoding zinc finger protein, putative, with product MNEKHNKNMSQVQSETLSLIKQQFFKTKMCPFQKNKNYCLNESNCHYAHSVDELKPMPDLRNTKLCDYIKKKIPCRNANCKFAHDIDTLKPSVHLATYKSTICSFWGKGKCFNGNKCRFAHGNEDIKTNEEIDLLESGKHSKKNKNKNSHYDLKQGTSSTNSFNTCDYSINCSLETTNVSSFDKSREILMLKKNNKDKTKAKTKLGDLDLNKDIIEDRNEIINNEITTNGFTFYDKKNSNSIKEVIDKIENMALSTFIENNDKYTKVIKYLLNENNLLKESLRKDQINMMLEQKEQDEEQEEEQKNKTSFGSSIAGTSSKMNSEDLTKYLFPDENSEKLLISSENRNANNISTHDDTTRIDENFNSIIKAIDDILISQNVCSFPSVKDSNTNYENKDIYSSKNTNDISREYENLLCNLKSFETLKNIYPNFNSFNIIDNKTNNKLEEEVLEQFFQNNNTNNEQVEKKKNCYDENFTFAKCISFPYENNQTKELEEFSQKKNFNSITFQQKEQLNQEIQNMQQRVIQLQQMKKEELNKNKDISSWQDNFVVLRNDLNIGCNSSGSNNNNNRNINNLNLIPKNTTNIIKEKNAKLNLRENTELNDNNVHLDKLLEFSSEKSDILKKIRNIISNELKNNENNNYTSRKISNFTNISNVNNSLTTKNTLFNDHLYSTTYNNMPVDIPNNNILNSSTIINNNNSDYDNNNGYMNDNNNHKLNNDLSKYKKEINNDQNIWNNNVNFNKYAYPILSHDWINNQKNNDFFNISKSINLSSLN from the coding sequence ATGAACGAAAAACACAATAAGAATATGTCACAGGTTCAATCAGAAACGTTGTCTCTTATAAAGCAACAATTCTTCAAAACAAAAATGTGTCCTTTtcaaaagaataaaaattattgtttAAATGAATCGAATTGCCATTATGCTCACAGTGTAGATGAATTGAAACCTATGCCGGATTTAAGAAATACGAAATTGTGtgattatataaagaaaaaaatacctTGTCGTAATGCCAACTGTAAATTTGCTCATGATATTGATACCTTGAAACCTAGTGTTCATTTAGCCACATATAAATCTACTATATGCAGTTTTTGGGGTAAAGGGAAATGTTTTAATGGAAACAAATGTAGATTTGCTCATGGAaatgaagatataaaaaCGAATGAAGAGATAGACTTACTAGAAAGTGGAAAACATTccaagaaaaataaaaataaaaatagccATTATGATTTAAAGCAAGGAACATCTTCTacaaattcttttaatacaTGTGATTATTCTATTAATTGCTCTTTGGAAACTACAAATGTTTCTTCTTTTGACAAAAGTAGAGAAATtttaatgttaaaaaaaaataataaagacaAAACAAAAGCAAAAACTAAATTAGGAGATTTAGATctaaataaagatattattGAAGATagaaatgaaataattaataacGAAATAACAACAAACGGTTTTACATTTtacgataaaaaaaattcaaattcTATTAAAGAAGTTATtgataaaattgaaaatatggCATTGTCTACTTTTATAGAGAATAATGATAAATACACTAaagttattaaatatttgttGAATGAAAATAACCTTTTAAAAGAATCATTAAGAAAAGatcaaataaatatgatgCTAGAACAAAAAGAACAAGATGAAGAACAAGAAGaggaacaaaaaaataaaacatccTTTGGAAGTAGTATAGCAGGCACTAGTAGTAAAATGAATAGTGAAGATTtaacaaaatatttatttcctGATGAAAATAGTGAGAAGCTTTTAATAAGTAGTGAAAATAGAAATGCAAATAATATCTCTACTCATGATGATACAACTAGAAtagatgaaaattttaatagcATAATTAAAGCAATAGATGATATTCTAATTTCACAAAATGTCTGTTCTTTTCCAAGCGTAAAAGATTCAAATACCAATTATGagaataaagatatatattcTAGTAAAAATACTAATGATATTAGTAGagaatatgaaaatttattatgcAATCTTAAATCATTTGAAACTCTAAAAAACATTTATCCcaattttaattcatttaatataatagatAATAAGACAAATAATAAACTAGAAGAAGAGGTTTTAGAGCAGTTCTTTCAAAATAACAATACGAATAATGAACAAGtagaaaagaagaaaaattgttatgatgaaaattttaCATTTGCAAAATGTATATCTTTTCcatatgaaaataatcaaACAAAAGAACTAGAAGAGttttcccaaaaaaaaaattttaattcaatTACTTTTCAACAGAAAGAACAACTAAACCAAGAAATTCAAAATATGCAGCAAAGGGTTATACAGTTACAACAAATGAAAAAGGAAgagttaaataaaaacaaagatATAAGTTCTTGGCAAGATAATTTCGTTGTATTGAGAAATGATCTTAATATTGGTTGTAATAGTAGTggtagtaataataataataataggaATATTAATAATCTAAATTTAATACCAAAAAATACaacaaatattattaaagaaaaaaatgcaaaattaaatttaagagAAAATACAGagttaaatgataataatgtgCATTTAGATAAACTTTTGGAATTTTCTAGTGAGAAATcagatattttaaaaaaaataagaaatataatttctaatgaattaaaaaataatgagaaTAACAATTATACAAGTAGAAAAATTAGCAATTTTACTAATATCTCAAATGTTAATAATAGTTTAACTACaaaaaatacattatttAATGATCATTTATATTCAACAACTTATAATAATATGCCTGTTGATATTCCAAACAATAATATTCTTAACAGCAGtactattattaataataacaatagtgattatgataataataatggttACATGAATGACAATAATAatcataaattaaataatgatttatcaaaatacaaaaaggaaataaataatgatcaGAATATTTGGaataataatgtaaattttaataaatatgctTATCCTATATTATCACATGATTGGATAAATAATCAAAAgaataatgatttttttaatatttcgaAATCTATTAATTTAAGTAGTTTAAATTAA
- a CDS encoding general transcription factor 3C polypeptide 5, putative produces the protein MYIQDSENENNKKFLKTTIKKNRNKNIEFEVKKNDYICIEIPGKIRKGSKGLSAVESLGGLKKITDVFRFHKNNCKYDENLILRINNNDMFSSFISANWTNVNNILIKIKKTRKNKYKFECLGFVKYLYYFDNMSDFYYIPSFYNRYDYNTNYIHYLTKGKKKKQRQKSYNDHFEDNSIKTHESNIYNMNYYKNDSFFCFKNNQIYKSVSQTNKITEDKNVTNDIPFNYDINSKISNNINEIILNNSEINPYIQNNPSTYSNNDLQNKTFIHGNLGIATSNFIHNKNNSNFFSDNRTNSLNDKLINNYNTDVCINIENKDLDNQFNRVSFNDQIDQIEDINQNKQKKSLNDMNLEDKNYGLFNLDKIKENEKDENSEIIKNKEIDDQTHLHMDKWNGTNKYKNNSEYISSINKEYINETLNMHNHQNSNNDLVVNENKMGNSIGFDNTKHHHMHPFDSHFNYYLSDMEENELFNKIINSKVCSEMLDEKKEINFSSDESEAYELHCCIHSKSVTPYDYKNYESIITNKYIRDFKYIISKFTASIDSKAEVKKGEMENFIKELIINNNEKKCTSAFTETMEQVSNNKKNKQVNDDKKNVISNSLYNDIDETNKNMQNKETCGTHEENTFLQKNKMNDSNSTINDPFNEFKNISNSDKHTCSNNSDSLNKYSNKIIVSKKTVHCNPIAKYDDLTLPVIPFDSAIKKYVSDTLYSKVKLLFDIRPIWSKDVLLEHLENISTYCLKSCFSKICFYFVDGPWRRTYCKYGYDPRKDPSSYIYQTIDFRDNFYRNIKTKNLEDINRNVIKKKSSLDSIVTNLIKKINNKHNMITYDNSDHMKNNSFSKIQDEIKNQDNCKRDCHMYSEIPSESIRNDNNAKSCNNFHISMINTISNDLNIDKDKLAQQLNNCDLKDEIFFHDDEEINDILQFLKRSKTFHLRQHFSAEVHFSVTPLKISTIFQFIDIFDNNVLNYLLNVKTQETCSKDYGWLNSKDLAKIRDILFVRSVTLRHAHSK, from the coding sequence ATGTATATCCAAGATAGTGAGAAcgaaaataacaaaaaatttttaaaaacaaccattaaaaaaaatagaaacaaaaatattgaattcgaagtaaaaaaaaatgattacaTATGCATTGAAATCCCAGGTAAAATAAGAAAAGGAAGTAAAGGCTTATCAGCTGTGGAAAGTTTAGGaggattaaaaaaaataactgaTGTCTTTagatttcataaaaataattgcaaatatgatgaaaatttaattttgcGAATTAATAACAATGATATGTTTTCCTCCTTTATATCAGCAAATTGGACAaatgttaataatattttaataaaaattaaaaaaactagaaaaaataaatataagttTGAGTGTCTTGGTTTTGTTAagtatttgtattattttgataatatGAGTGACTTCTATTATATTCCATCATTTTATAATAGATATGATTATAATACAAATTATATACATTATTTGACAaaaggtaaaaaaaaaaaacagaggCAAAAAAGCTATAATGATCATTTTGAAGATAATTCCATTAAAACGCACGAATCAAATATTTATAACatgaattattataaaaatgactcatttttttgtttcaaaAACaatcaaatatataaaagtgtATCTCAAACTAATAAGATTACAGAAGATAAAAATGTTACCAATGATATACCTTTTAATTATGATATCAATAGTAAAATatcaaataatattaatgaaattattttaaataattctgaAATTAATCCttatatacaaaataatCCTTCAACATATAGCAATAATGATTTGcaaaataaaacatttatCCATGGCAACTTGGGAATAGCAACTAGCAATTttatacataataaaaataactcgAATTTTTTCTCAGATAATAGAACGAATAGTTTAAATGATAaacttataaataattacaatACTGATGTATGtattaatatagaaaataaagatttaGATAATCAATTTAATCGTGTTTCCTTTAATGATCAAATAGATCAAATTGAGGAtataaatcaaaataaaCAGAAAAAATCCTTGAATGATATGAATTtagaagataaaaattatggattatttaatttagataaaataaaagagaatGAAAAAGACGAAAATAgcgaaattataaaaaataaagaaatagatGATCAAACACACCTTCATATGGATAAATGGAACggaacaaataaatataaaaataatagtgaATATATTTCCTcgataaataaagaatatataaatgagaCATTGAATATGCATAATCACCAAAACAGTAATAATGATCTTGTTGTGAATGAAAATAAGATGGGCAATAGCATTGGTTTTGATAATACTAAGCATCACCATATGCATCCATTTGATAGccattttaattattatttatctgATATggaagaaaatgaattatttaataaaataataaattcaaAAGTATGCTCTGAGATGcttgatgaaaaaaaagaaattaactTTTCTTCAGATGAAAGCGAAGCCTATGAATTACATTGTTGTATACATAGCAAAAGTGTAACTCCAtatgattataaaaattacgAGTCTATCattacaaataaatatataagagattttaaatatataataagcAAATTTACAGCATCAATTGATTCAAAAGCGGAGGTAAAAAAAGGAGAAAtggaaaattttattaaagaattaataataaataataatgaaaaaaaatgcacAAGTGCATTTACGGAAACAATGGAACAAgtaagtaataataaaaaaaataaacaagtgaatgatgataaaaaaaatgtaataagcAATAGTTTATATAATGATATAGATGAAACTAATAAGAATATGCAAAATAAGGAAACATGTGGTACTCATGAAGAGAACACTTTTCtccaaaaaaataaaatgaatgatAGTAATTCTACTATTAATGATCcatttaatgaatttaaaaatatatccaATTCTGATAAGCATACTTGTTCTAATAATAGTgattctttaaataaatatagcaATAAAATTATAGTAAGCAAAAAAACAGTTCATTGCAATCCTATAGCAAAATATGATGATCTTACATTACCTGTCATTCCTTTTGATTCAGCAATAAAAAAGTATGTTTCAGATACACTATATAGCAAAGTAAAATTGCTTTTTGATATAAGACCTATATGGTCAAAAGATGTTTTATTAGAACACCTTGAAAATATAAGTACATATTGCCTAAAAAGTTGCTTTTcaaaaatttgtttttacTTTGTTGATGGACCGTGGAGACGCACATACTGTAAATATGGTTATGATCCACGTAAGGATCCCTCAAGTTATATTTATCAAACAATAGATTTTAGAgataatttttatagaaacattaaaacaaaaaatttagaagatataaatagaaatgtcataaaaaagaaatctTCTTTAGATAGTATTGTAactaatttaattaaaaaaataaataacaagCATAATATGATTACTTATGATAATAGTGATCATATGAAGAATAATAGTTTTAGTAAAATAcaagatgaaataaaaaatcaagATAACTGTAAAAGAGATTGTCATATGTATTCTGAAATACCCTCTGAAAGTATCcgaaatgataataatgcgAAAAGTTGTAATAACTTTCATATTAGTATGATAAATACTATTTCTAATGACTTAAATATTGACAAAGATAAATTAGCACAACAATTAAATAACTGTGATTTAAAagatgaaattttttttcatgatgatgaagaaattaatgatatactccaatttttaaaaagatcaAAGACTTTTCACCTCAGGCAACATTTTTCTGCTGAAGTACATTTTTCCGTAACACCATTGAAAATATCAAcaatttttcaatttatagatatttttgataacaatgttttaaattatttattaaatgtcAAAACCCAAGAAACATGCTCAAAGGATTATGGATGGCTCAATAGTAAAGATCTTGCAAAAATTCGagatattttatttgttagATCTGTTACTTTAAGGCATGCTCATTCTAAAtga
- a CDS encoding U1 small nuclear ribonucleoprotein, putative, with product MSAIGMPPHILILFQARPLLNYYKPIKKKKPKEYSGLADFLNYFEEGEPPPKIKLENTKERKERKKKEKIMYNELMLKEKRRNYDPFKNEDLTNDPKKTLFIGRLSYEVNEKRLKKEFEIYGKIRKVKIIYDKDNKPRGYAFVEFEHTKSLNQAYNLADGKKIDNRRILVDIERGRTIKNWLPRRLGGGKGPARGSEEKKKITHNINWNALINKDKYKSDKRRNDDRYKNIPLYNERNDDDDDIKHVLKSHKRHRGDDRKSSMRERGHRSKRSSSHDRHHHKHRRKERSRDRERAKERSRDRERNRDRSRSRGRNKEREREKDRDRNREKEREIEKEKDKDKEREKERYIDVESYKENSRNNERENNKLYENIMKNNYYNYNNDIE from the coding sequence ATGTCTGCCATTGGTATGCCACCtcatattttaattctttttcaaGCAAGGcctttattaaattattataaaccaataaaaaaaaaaaagccaAAAGAATATAGTGGTTTAGCagattttttgaattattttgaAGAAGGAGAACCCCCCcctaaaataaaattagaaaatacaaaagaaagaaaggaaagaaaaaaaaaagaaaaaataatgtataatgaattaatgctaaaagaaaaaagaagaaactATGAtccttttaaaaatgaagatttaACTAATGACCCgaaaaaaactttatttaTTGGTAGATTATCTTACGaagtaaatgaaaaaagattaaaaaaagagtTTGAGATTTATGGGAAAATtagaaaagtaaaaataatttatgatAAGGACAATAAACCAAGAGGATATGCATTTGTTGAATTTGAGCATACAAAGAGTTTAAATCAAGCCTATAATTTAGCAGATGGGAAAAAAATAGACAACAGAAGAATATTAGTTGATATTGAAAGAGGAAggacaataaaaaattggCTACCTAGAAGATTAGGAGGTGGGAAAGGTCCGGCAAGAGGatcagaagaaaaaaaaaaaattacacatAATATTAATTGGAATgctttaattaataaagataaatacAAAAGtgataaaagaagaaatgatGATAGATATAAAAACATACCATTATACAATGAAAGAaatgatgatgatgatgataTAAAACATGTGTTAAAAAGTCATAAACGTCATAGAGGAGATGATAGAAAAAGTTCTATGAGAGAACGTGGGCATAGAAGTAAAAGAAGCTCTTCTCATGATAGGCATCATCATAAACATAGGAGAAAAGAAAGAAGTAGAGATAGAGAAAGAGCTAAAGAAAGAAGTAGGGATAGAGAAAGAAACAGAGATAGAAGTAGAAGTAGAGGTAGAAATaaagaaagagaaagagAGAAAGATAGAGATAGAAATAGGgaaaaagaaagagaaatagaaaaagaaaaggataaagataaagaaagagaaaaagaaagataCATCGATGTAGAAAGTTATAAGGAAAATAGTAGAAACAATGaaagagaaaataataaattatatgaaaatataatgaaaaataattattacaattataataatgatattgagtaa
- the SKP1 gene encoding suppressor of kinetochore protein 1, putative yields the protein MINDKIKLVSFEGDEFIVDKYTASMSTVIMNILEVMTEEEDTIPLPNIKTQILKKIIEYMEYHIQNPADEIPKPLSTSNLQDVVSSWDYDFVNTDKETLYELIEASNYLDIKPLLDLTCGKIASMMKDKTTEEIRAEFDIVNDFTREEEKQIREENRWCGDI from the exons atgataaatgataaaataaagttagTAAGTTTTGAAGGGGATGAATTTATTGTAGATAAATATACGGCTTCAATGTCAACTgtaataatgaatatattagAAG TTATGACTGAAGAAGAAGATACAATTCCTCTTCCAAATATAAAAACccaaattttaaaaaaaattattgaataCATGGAATATCATATACAAAATCCAGCAGATGAAATACCAAAACCATTAAGTACATCAAACTTACAAGAc gtTGTATCTAGTTGGGATTACGATTTTGTTAATACTGACAAGGAAACTTTATACGAACTTATTGAA gCGTCTAACTATTTGGATATAAAACCACTTTTAGATTTAACGTGTGGCAAAATTGCTTCTATGATGAAAGATAAAACAACTGAAGAAATTAGAGCAGAATTTGATATAGTTAATGATTTTACAAGAGAAGAAGAAAAACAG ataaGAGAAGAAAATAGGTGGTGTGGTGATATTTga